The DNA sequence AGTAACCTTCCTTGGTGGGAATTAAATAAAAGAAAGCCTCTTGAAATGAAAGATTTTGAAAGGTATAAGGAACTTGCTGAATTACCGATTGCTGTTGCACCAATGCATGATGCTTCTGAAGTAACAATGATTAAGGAAAATAATTCGATTTCAGATGCTAGAGTTTCCGGAACAAACCAAGATTACATTTATACAACAAATTTAGAATTCGAAGAAGGAAGATTTTTTTCTGAATTAGAAAGTAATGGAGCCAGACGTGTAATTGTTCTTGGTTATGAATATGCAGATAGATTATTCCCATTTGGAAATGCTATTGATCAAAATATTCAACTCAATGGAAAGAAATATAAAGTTGTTGGAATATTAAAGAAACAAGGAAGTTTCTTGATGGGAGCGTTTGATCCAGATAATCAATCTTTTATTCCGATCAGCGTATTATTTAAAGATTTTCATAGCAGATTTGGCGGAAGCGGTATTACAATAATATCGCGTGCTCCCAGTAATCAAATGGTTCCAGTTGTTAGAGAAGAAGCTATAGAAGTTATGAGAAGAATTAGAGGTTTGAAATATGACGAACCTGATGATTTTTCAATAAATCAACAAGATGCATTTTTAGAAATGATAAATCAAAGTGTTGGTGTTATTCAAATTGCCGGTTTGTTTATAACCGGTCTAGCACTTTTTGTTGGTGCAATCGGAATTATGAATATTATGTTTGTTTCCGTAAAAGAACGAACTCATGAAATAGGAATTAGAAAAGCAATTGGTGCTAAACGAAGTGTAATTTTAAGACAATTTTTAGCTGAGTCTGCAATACTGTGTTTACTTGGCGGACTAATTGGACTTTTATTAGCTGTAATTGGAGGAAAAATTATTGAACAATTTAATTTCCCAGTTGAAATGCAAATTGATTCAATAATTCTTGCAATAGGAATTTCTTTACTTACTGGAATACTTTCGGGATTGGCTCCAGCGTGGACTGCAGCAAAAATGGATCCGGTTGATGCTTTGAGGTATGAGTAATGGAAGTATTAAAAATTGCATTACAATCTTTAAAAACAAATAAACTCAGATCATTTTTAACTGTTCTCGGAATTATTGTAGGAATATTTTCAATTATTTCGATAAGTACAATTTTATCTATGCTCCAAAATACAATTGAGTCAAATGTTAATTCTGGTTTAAGTTCAAACATATTTAAAATTTCAAGATTGCCGGCAACAATTATGGGTGAAGAAGAATGGAATAAGGTTAGAAAAAGAAAAGATATCACAATTGATGAATATGAAAAATTAAAAGATAAATTTGAAAACGAAGTACAAAATATTGGAGCAGAACAATCTACCGGTGGAAAAATATTTAAATACGGAAATAAAAAAACTAATCCGGATATTGGATTTGTTGGAGCCACAATAGAATTTTTTCCCAACAATCAATTAGTCGCTGCAGAAGGAAGAAATTTTAATAATCAAGATTATCAAAGATATGGTAAGGTTATTGTGCTTGGAGATGCACTTGCAAAATTTTTATTTGAAGAAAAAAATCCTATTGGTGAAGAAATAACAGTTGATGGAAATAAACTTAC is a window from the Ignavibacteriota bacterium genome containing:
- a CDS encoding ABC transporter permease, yielding MTNFFFELKEGLLISLNAIRANKIRSILTTLGIVIGVTSVVLMSNAIKGIDKSFQDGISSFMGTDNLFIDRWAWFSNLPWWELNKRKPLEMKDFERYKELAELPIAVAPMHDASEVTMIKENNSISDARVSGTNQDYIYTTNLEFEEGRFFSELESNGARRVIVLGYEYADRLFPFGNAIDQNIQLNGKKYKVVGILKKQGSFLMGAFDPDNQSFIPISVLFKDFHSRFGGSGITIISRAPSNQMVPVVREEAIEVMRRIRGLKYDEPDDFSINQQDAFLEMINQSVGVIQIAGLFITGLALFVGAIGIMNIMFVSVKERTHEIGIRKAIGAKRSVILRQFLAESAILCLLGGLIGLLLAVIGGKIIEQFNFPVEMQIDSIILAIGISLLTGILSGLAPAWTAAKMDPVDALRYE